The Macaca fascicularis isolate 582-1 chromosome 1, T2T-MFA8v1.1 genome includes a window with the following:
- the LOC102115405 gene encoding small ribosomal subunit protein eS17-like translates to MGRVHTQTMKKAVRVIIEKYYTCLGNDCHTDKHVCEEITIIPSKKLHNKIAGYVTHLMKWIRRDAVRGISIKLQEEEGEKRDNHVPEVSALDQEIIEVDPDAKKMLLDSSIWQSVQPAGQSAYR, encoded by the coding sequence ATGGGCCGCGTTCACACCCAAACCATGAAGAAGGCAGTCCGGGTCATCATAGAAAAGTACTACACGTGCCTGGGCAACGACTGCCACACGGACAAGCACGTGTGTGAGGAGATCACCATTATCCCCAGCAAGAAGCTCCACAACAAGATAGCAGGCTATGTCACGCATCTGATGAAGTGGATTCGGAGGGACGCAGTAAGAGGTATCTCCATCAagctgcaggaggaggagggagaaaaaagagacaatCATGTTCCCGAGGTCTCAGCCCTGGATCAGGAGATCATTGAAGTAGATCCTGATGCTAAGAAAATGCTTTTGGACTCCAGCATTTGGCAGTCTGTCCAACCTGCAGGTCAGTCAGCCTACAGGTGA